The Frondihabitans australicus genome includes a region encoding these proteins:
- a CDS encoding YggT family protein, with protein MIHLIATIVYIALLIFFLLMWARFIYDLTQSVSRSYRPKGALLVLADVTYTVTDPPIRALRRVLPPIRLGSVSLDFGWSIVMLVVVILMSIASNLSHSSF; from the coding sequence ATGATCCACCTGATCGCGACCATCGTGTACATCGCGCTCCTCATCTTCTTCCTGCTGATGTGGGCGCGCTTCATCTACGACCTCACGCAGTCGGTCAGCCGGTCGTACCGTCCGAAGGGCGCGCTGCTCGTTCTCGCGGACGTGACCTACACGGTGACCGATCCGCCCATCCGGGCCCTTCGGCGAGTCCTCCCGCCGATCCGCCTCGGGTCGGTGTCGCTCGACTTCGGCTGGAGCATCGTCATGCTCGTCGTGGTGATCCTCATGAGCATCGCGTCGAACCTCAGCCACTCGTCGTTCTGA
- the lspA gene encoding signal peptidase II gives MAPTEPSPRSSTPAKKASVRVLLTLAFVAVVVYLLDQGTKHLVVSTMTIGEDTPILGGIIHLHFVKNPGAAFSLATGQTWIFSIAAVAVVVAVIVLIRRIQSLRWALMLGMLLGGTCGNLTDRLFREPGFGVGHVVDFIYLPWILPAIFNIADTFIVSSMGLLLLLSLLGIGLDGKRAGKTSGARVSDPAPAAGPVDSASVDSASVGESSVDESTETRP, from the coding sequence TTGGCTCCAACTGAGCCGTCGCCCCGGTCGAGCACACCAGCGAAGAAGGCCAGTGTCCGCGTTCTGCTGACACTGGCCTTCGTCGCGGTCGTGGTCTATCTGCTCGACCAGGGCACGAAGCACCTCGTCGTCTCGACGATGACGATCGGGGAGGACACCCCGATCCTCGGCGGCATCATCCACCTGCACTTCGTCAAGAACCCGGGCGCCGCCTTCTCGCTCGCAACCGGCCAGACCTGGATCTTCTCGATCGCCGCGGTCGCCGTCGTCGTCGCCGTGATCGTCCTGATCCGCAGGATCCAGTCGCTCCGCTGGGCGCTCATGCTCGGCATGCTCCTCGGCGGCACCTGCGGCAACCTCACCGACCGCCTCTTCCGAGAGCCCGGCTTCGGCGTCGGGCACGTGGTCGACTTCATCTACCTGCCGTGGATCCTCCCGGCGATCTTCAACATCGCCGACACCTTCATCGTGTCGAGCATGGGACTTCTCCTGCTGCTGTCGCTGCTCGGCATCGGGCTGGACGGCAAGCGCGCAGGGAAGACCTCGGGCGCGCGGGTGTCGGATCCTGCGCCCGCCGCCGGCCCGGTCGACTCGGCGAGCGTCGACTCGGCGAGCGTCGGCGAGTCGAGCGTCGACGAGTCGACGGAGACCCGGCCGTGA
- a CDS encoding DivIVA domain-containing protein: MALTPEDVVNKRFQPTKFREGYDQDEVDDFLDEVVVELRRLGQENEELRQRLSAAESRADEAQRAASEAPAAAPAPAPEPVAAAPEPVAEPEPVAAPEPVAEVAPAAAPAGAYVAPSVDETTSTNNLLQLARRLHEEHVREGIEKRDALIAEGHATAARIVSEAEADQQAKTEQFENEHRARVAQLETEQQQKTEQFEAEFTARQQKIEGEQRAQVERLDNERIGLEHRVDELRTFERDYRAKLKGYIEGQLRDLEGETSGSAPEPVAAQSSAPASFQGFGSN; encoded by the coding sequence ATGGCTTTGACGCCTGAAGACGTAGTCAACAAGCGGTTCCAGCCGACCAAGTTCCGCGAAGGGTACGACCAGGACGAAGTCGACGACTTCCTCGACGAGGTCGTCGTCGAGCTCCGTCGACTCGGCCAGGAGAACGAAGAGCTTCGCCAGCGCCTCAGCGCCGCCGAGTCGCGTGCCGACGAGGCCCAGCGTGCCGCTTCGGAGGCTCCTGCCGCCGCGCCCGCCCCGGCTCCTGAGCCCGTGGCCGCCGCTCCTGAGCCCGTCGCCGAGCCCGAGCCGGTGGCTGCGCCCGAGCCCGTCGCCGAGGTTGCTCCTGCGGCCGCCCCCGCCGGCGCGTACGTCGCCCCGAGCGTGGACGAGACCACGAGCACGAACAACCTCCTGCAGCTCGCCCGTCGACTCCACGAGGAGCACGTGCGCGAGGGCATCGAGAAGCGCGACGCTCTCATCGCCGAGGGCCACGCCACCGCCGCCCGCATCGTCTCCGAGGCCGAGGCCGACCAGCAGGCCAAGACCGAGCAGTTCGAGAACGAGCACCGCGCCCGCGTCGCCCAGCTCGAGACCGAGCAGCAGCAGAAGACCGAGCAGTTCGAGGCCGAGTTCACCGCCCGCCAGCAGAAGATCGAGGGCGAGCAGCGCGCTCAGGTCGAGCGTCTCGACAACGAGCGCATCGGCCTCGAGCACCGCGTCGACGAGCTCCGCACCTTCGAGCGCGACTACCGCGCCAAGCTGAAGGGCTACATCGAGGGCCAGCTGCGCGACCTCGAGGGCGAGACGTCGGGCTCCGCGCCCGAGCCCGTCGCCGCCCAGTCGAGTGCTCCCGCGAGCTTCCAGGGCTTTGGCTCCAACTGA
- a CDS encoding RluA family pseudouridine synthase: MSETRALPVPDGLAGERVDAALAKLLGFSRTFAAEVASQGGVSVDQRPVGKSDRLEAGAWLEVTWTPKEEPRVVAVDVPGLGIVFDDDDIVVVDKPAGVAAHPSVGWTGPTVLGGLAAAGFRIATSGAAERAGIVHRLDVGTSGLMVVAKSERAYTLLKRAFKERTVDKIYNAVVQGHPDPLAGTIDAPLGRHPSSSWKFAVVSDGKPSVTHYETVEAFPAASLLEIHLETGRTHQIRVHMAAQRHPCVGDALYGADPTLSARLGLTRQWLHAVRLGFDHPATGERVEFVSPYLADLQAALEVLRGA; the protein is encoded by the coding sequence GTGAGCGAGACCCGCGCCCTGCCGGTGCCCGACGGCCTCGCCGGAGAGCGGGTCGACGCGGCCCTGGCCAAGCTGCTCGGCTTCAGCCGCACCTTCGCCGCCGAGGTGGCCTCGCAGGGCGGCGTGAGCGTCGACCAGCGCCCGGTCGGGAAGTCCGACCGCCTGGAAGCCGGTGCCTGGCTCGAAGTGACCTGGACCCCCAAGGAAGAGCCCCGCGTGGTCGCGGTCGACGTGCCCGGGCTCGGCATCGTCTTCGACGACGACGACATCGTGGTGGTCGACAAGCCCGCGGGCGTCGCGGCTCACCCGTCGGTCGGCTGGACCGGCCCCACGGTGCTCGGCGGCCTGGCCGCCGCCGGCTTCCGCATCGCCACGAGCGGCGCCGCCGAGCGCGCCGGCATCGTGCACCGGCTCGACGTGGGCACCTCCGGCCTCATGGTCGTCGCGAAGAGCGAGCGCGCCTACACGCTGCTGAAGCGCGCCTTCAAGGAGCGCACGGTCGACAAGATCTACAACGCCGTGGTCCAGGGACACCCGGATCCCCTCGCCGGCACGATCGACGCACCCCTCGGCCGGCACCCGTCGTCGTCCTGGAAGTTCGCCGTCGTGAGCGACGGCAAGCCGAGCGTGACGCACTACGAGACCGTCGAGGCGTTCCCCGCCGCGTCGCTGCTCGAGATCCACCTCGAGACCGGTCGCACGCACCAGATCCGGGTGCACATGGCGGCGCAGCGCCACCCCTGCGTCGGCGACGCGCTCTACGGCGCCGACCCGACGCTGAGCGCCCGCCTCGGCCTCACCCGGCAGTGGCTCCACGCCGTCCGGCTGGGCTTCGACCACCCGGCGACGGGGGAGCGGGTCGAGTTCGTCTCGCCGTATCTGGCAGACCTTCAAGCGGCACTTGAAGTGCTTCGGGGCGCGTAG
- a CDS encoding YggS family pyridoxal phosphate-dependent enzyme has product MAADPVAPGDTLAGRVDDVFGRIADAARAASRDPATLTTIVVTKFHPAQLVRDLHALGLRDLGENRHQEAQAKAAETSDLEGLRWHFIGQLQSKKARQVRSYATSVHSLDRDSVVDALAVDDGLVLDGFVQVNLTDDPGRGGVRAQELQHLTERILSSPGLALRGVMAVAPLDEEPRRAFARLRELAETVTALAPDATAISAGMSHDFADAIAEGATHLRIGTAITGNRPDAR; this is encoded by the coding sequence GTGGCCGCTGATCCCGTGGCCCCCGGCGACACCCTCGCGGGCCGGGTCGACGACGTCTTCGGGCGCATCGCCGACGCGGCCCGTGCGGCGTCCCGCGATCCTGCGACCCTCACGACCATCGTCGTGACGAAGTTCCACCCGGCGCAGCTCGTGCGCGACCTGCACGCACTCGGCCTGCGCGACCTGGGCGAGAACCGTCACCAGGAGGCACAGGCGAAGGCCGCCGAGACGAGCGACCTCGAGGGGCTGCGCTGGCACTTCATCGGCCAGCTGCAGTCCAAGAAGGCGCGTCAGGTGCGCTCCTACGCCACGAGCGTCCACTCGCTCGACCGCGACTCGGTCGTCGACGCCCTCGCGGTCGACGACGGACTCGTGCTCGACGGCTTCGTGCAGGTCAACCTCACCGACGACCCGGGCCGAGGCGGGGTCAGGGCGCAGGAGCTGCAGCACCTCACCGAGCGGATCCTTTCCTCGCCCGGCCTCGCCCTGCGCGGGGTGATGGCGGTGGCTCCGCTCGACGAGGAGCCGCGCCGCGCCTTCGCCCGCCTGCGAGAGCTCGCCGAGACCGTCACCGCGCTCGCCCCCGACGCCACCGCGATCTCGGCGGGGATGTCGCACGACTTCGCCGACGCGATCGCCGAGGGCGCGACACACCTGCGAATCGGGACGGCAATCACCGGAAACCGGCCCGACGCTCGTTAA
- the sepF gene encoding cell division protein SepF, with amino-acid sequence MANPLKKSLIYLGLADEELEYDDQHERAESEAPQPTAPQPTAPQHSAPAAPVAQPQAAAPHHGSQRHQSASPVQAVPAPAPIRAPVTPLRRPSTKNSAPAEMAVSSEMNEILTVHPREYKDAQSIAASFRDGIPVIINLSQMSESDARRLVDFASGLSQGLYGKIERVTNKVFLLSPAHIAVSGDRAEVESDIEASFFAQS; translated from the coding sequence ATGGCGAACCCGCTGAAGAAGAGCTTGATCTACCTAGGCCTCGCCGACGAGGAGCTCGAGTACGACGACCAGCACGAGCGTGCCGAGTCGGAGGCCCCCCAGCCCACCGCTCCGCAGCCGACCGCTCCCCAGCACTCGGCGCCGGCGGCCCCCGTCGCGCAGCCCCAGGCCGCAGCCCCTCACCACGGCTCGCAGCGGCACCAGTCGGCGTCGCCCGTCCAGGCGGTCCCGGCCCCCGCGCCTATCCGCGCTCCTGTGACGCCCCTGCGTCGCCCCTCGACCAAGAATTCGGCTCCGGCCGAGATGGCAGTGTCTTCTGAGATGAACGAAATTCTGACGGTCCACCCCCGCGAGTACAAGGACGCCCAGTCGATCGCGGCGAGCTTCCGCGACGGCATCCCCGTCATCATCAACCTCTCGCAGATGAGCGAGAGCGACGCGCGTCGGCTCGTCGACTTCGCCAGCGGCCTCTCGCAGGGCCTCTACGGCAAGATCGAGCGCGTCACGAACAAGGTGTTCCTCCTGTCGCCGGCGCACATCGCGGTGAGCGGGGATCGTGCTGAGGTAGAGTCCGACATCGAGGCGTCGTTCTTCGCCCAGTCCTAG